A section of the Zavarzinella sp. genome encodes:
- a CDS encoding peptide chain release factor-like protein — translation MNNADQPAEESLPTSAEAVVSEPAPPLDLPHLIEQIVKQSIRRTWTGLTEDQLLAQCQVDTYRASGPGGQKRNKTSSAVRLRHQPSGLLIIAEESRSQHENKAKAARRLYCALFIEIRDPWPTDLLLPQVVQAHPDWSNARSNDGRAHLKAKDPRFWPAIGLLLDLMHAMGSKVSDIATLLGISTGNLIDLLQVDDHVWQQANRYRAKHGLKSLR, via the coding sequence ATGAACAACGCCGACCAACCTGCCGAAGAATCATTGCCCACATCTGCCGAAGCAGTGGTTTCAGAACCAGCACCTCCACTGGATTTGCCCCACCTGATTGAGCAGATTGTGAAGCAATCAATTCGCCGCACCTGGACAGGGCTTACGGAAGACCAGTTATTGGCACAGTGCCAGGTGGATACCTACCGCGCCAGTGGGCCTGGGGGCCAGAAACGTAATAAAACCAGCTCCGCTGTGAGGCTGCGTCATCAACCCAGTGGCCTGCTGATCATTGCCGAAGAGAGTCGTTCGCAGCACGAAAACAAAGCGAAGGCTGCACGCAGACTCTATTGTGCGTTATTCATTGAAATCCGCGATCCCTGGCCTACGGATCTGTTATTGCCCCAGGTGGTGCAGGCCCACCCCGACTGGTCAAATGCACGCAGCAATGATGGCCGGGCGCATCTGAAAGCAAAAGATCCCCGCTTCTGGCCCGCAATTGGGCTGTTATTGGATCTCATGCACGCCATGGGCAGTAAAGTATCAGATATTGCCACGTTGCTAGGCATTTCTACCGGTAACCTGATTGATCTGCTGCAGGTAGACGATCATGTGTGGCAGCAGGCAAATCGCTATCGGGCAAAACATGGTCTGAAATCGCTGCGATAA